A window of Pseudomonadota bacterium contains these coding sequences:
- a CDS encoding RNA polymerase factor sigma-54, with translation MLKPSISLRIGQQLTMTPQLQQAIRLLQLPVAELQSQLQEALESNLMLEQVEEHATSASESAQNGADNTADEAPREAEASTAASDEPVVVNEAPDDENWLEPAFTGTPGEGSGQNWQDDGRSMEFADPEGGSLTEHLLWQLNLEDLTERERKLGEAIVDAIDDDGYIGESLEVIAHAVDRDLPEGEAPIDDKAMEVVLHVIQRMDPTGVGARDLAESLTIQLMSIAGDTPGREVALRIVENDLETLGNQQLAALRRKLGTSDEELALAVALIRSLQPRPGAAVQPERSDYVVPDVYVRKLGDRWVVEVNPGSLPKVQVNQTYASMLGRGSDHTALKAQLQEARWLVRSLEIRNDTLLRVATCIVERQHKFLEQGDFAMRPMVLRDVAEALDMHESTISRVTTNKYMHTPRGVFEFRHFFSSHVGKEGAEHSSTAIRAMIRKMIANENPEKPLSDNKIAQTLVDDGIDVARRTVAKYREAMSIPSSSERKKLHLRQL, from the coding sequence ATGCTGAAGCCCTCGATTTCCCTCCGCATCGGTCAGCAGCTGACCATGACGCCTCAGCTGCAGCAGGCGATTCGCTTGTTGCAACTACCGGTGGCCGAGCTGCAGTCGCAACTGCAGGAAGCGCTGGAGAGCAACCTCATGCTGGAGCAGGTGGAAGAGCACGCCACCTCGGCCAGCGAGAGCGCGCAGAACGGTGCTGACAACACGGCCGACGAGGCGCCGCGGGAAGCGGAGGCCTCCACCGCAGCCAGCGACGAGCCGGTGGTGGTGAACGAGGCACCGGACGATGAGAATTGGCTGGAGCCGGCCTTCACCGGCACCCCGGGCGAGGGCAGCGGCCAGAACTGGCAGGACGATGGCCGCTCGATGGAGTTCGCCGACCCTGAGGGCGGCTCGCTCACCGAGCACCTGCTGTGGCAGCTGAACCTGGAAGATCTCACGGAACGCGAGCGCAAGCTGGGCGAGGCGATCGTCGACGCCATCGATGACGACGGCTACATCGGCGAGTCCCTGGAGGTCATCGCCCACGCCGTCGACCGGGACCTACCCGAGGGCGAGGCGCCGATCGATGACAAGGCAATGGAGGTGGTGCTCCACGTCATCCAGCGCATGGACCCGACGGGGGTGGGCGCCCGCGACCTGGCCGAGTCGCTCACGATTCAGCTCATGTCGATCGCCGGGGATACGCCGGGGCGCGAGGTGGCCCTGCGTATCGTCGAGAACGACCTCGAAACCCTCGGCAATCAGCAGCTCGCCGCCCTGCGGCGCAAGCTCGGCACCAGCGATGAGGAGCTGGCGCTGGCCGTCGCCCTGATCCGCTCCCTGCAGCCGCGCCCCGGCGCTGCGGTGCAGCCAGAGCGCTCTGACTATGTCGTGCCAGACGTCTATGTACGCAAGCTCGGCGACCGCTGGGTGGTCGAGGTCAACCCCGGTTCCCTACCAAAAGTCCAAGTAAACCAGACCTATGCCAGCATGCTGGGCCGCGGCAGCGACCACACGGCGCTGAAGGCCCAGTTACAGGAAGCGCGATGGCTGGTACGCTCGTTGGAAATTCGCAATGACACGCTGCTGCGCGTCGCGACGTGCATCGTCGAGCGCCAGCACAAGTTTCTGGAACAAGGCGACTTCGCCATGCGTCCAATGGTGTTGCGAGACGTGGCTGAGGCGCTGGACATGCACGAGTCGACCATCTCGAGGGTCACCACCAATAAGTACATGCACACGCCGCGAGGTGTCTTCGAGTTCAGACACTTCTTCTCTAGCCACGTAGGCAAGGAGGGGGCTGAGCACTCCTCCACCGCCATCCGCGCCATGATTCGCAAGATGATCGCCAACGAAAACCCGGAGAAACCGCTTAGCGACAACAAAATCGCCCAAACGT